Proteins encoded together in one Chitinophagaceae bacterium window:
- a CDS encoding DNA adenine methylase: protein MDSLPYLCKKTSHMLFKNYQYFAYEFPEPQYLGAKYTLLKWLIQYIPKNIHTALDAFAGSQSVAYLFKQLGFQVFT from the coding sequence ATGGATTCATTACCATACCTTTGTAAAAAAACATCTCACATGCTTTTTAAAAACTATCAATATTTTGCTTACGAATTTCCCGAACCACAATATTTGGGGGCGAAATATACTTTACTAAAATGGCTGATACAGTATATTCCTAAAAATATACATACTGCTCTTGACGCATTTGCAGGTTCGCAATCTGTTGCATATTTATTCAAACAACTTGGTTTTCAAGTATTTAC
- a CDS encoding DNA adenine methylase yields the protein GSQSVAYLFKQLGFQVFTNDFFQFNHQIGKSLIENKNQFLDKQDLEILFQNSSQKDNFTLIENVYTDLFFEKEQAKFLDNCRANIQFLENDYKKSFAISLINRSLQRKITMGHFGHTQALVYASDKERIKRNPNLARPIRDIFMDLLPRYNKSIFDNGQENKSFSENILDLLPKILGNTSIDLIYFDPPYCDSHADYQSFYHLAETYTEYWQDKQFINGIKRYEPQKFSGFDKKKDVIQSFHTLFKMSEQIPNWLMSYNDRSFPTVQDLTDIIKQYKKVEVVTKTYQNGRGGKGSVAGSQEVLFICNPKLVFNISFQMKNEK from the coding sequence CAGGTTCGCAATCTGTTGCATATTTATTCAAACAACTTGGTTTTCAAGTATTTACGAATGACTTTTTCCAATTTAACCATCAAATTGGAAAGTCTTTGATTGAAAACAAAAATCAATTTTTAGACAAACAAGATTTAGAAATATTATTTCAGAATAGTTCACAAAAAGATAATTTCACACTCATTGAAAATGTATATACAGATTTGTTTTTTGAAAAAGAACAAGCCAAATTTTTAGATAATTGTAGGGCAAATATTCAATTTTTAGAAAATGATTACAAAAAATCTTTTGCTATTTCGTTGATAAACAGAAGTTTACAAAGAAAAATAACAATGGGGCATTTTGGACACACGCAGGCTTTGGTGTATGCAAGTGATAAGGAACGAATAAAACGAAATCCAAATTTGGCACGACCTATTCGAGATATTTTTATGGATTTATTGCCTCGATACAATAAATCAATTTTTGATAATGGACAAGAAAATAAAAGTTTTTCAGAAAATATTTTAGACTTACTGCCTAAAATTTTGGGAAACACTTCAATAGATTTAATTTATTTTGACCCGCCTTATTGCGATAGTCACGCAGACTATCAAAGTTTTTACCATCTGGCTGAAACTTACACAGAATATTGGCAAGATAAACAATTTATAAATGGAATTAAAAGATATGAACCACAAAAATTTAGTGGCTTTGATAAGAAAAAAGATGTAATACAATCTTTTCACACACTTTTTAAAATGTCAGAACAAATCCCTAATTGGTTAATGAGTTATAATGACAGAAGTTTTCCAACAGTGCAAGATTTGACAGATATTATCAAGCAATATAAAAAAGTAGAGGTTGTAACAAAAACTTACCAAAATGGTAGAGGCGGAAAAGGAAGTGTAGCAGGAAGTCAAGAAGTATTATTTATTTGTAACCCTAAATTAGTTTTTAATATATCATTTCAAATGAAAAACGAAAAATAG